The following are encoded together in the Segatella copri genome:
- a CDS encoding DUF262 domain-containing protein: protein MQFDINNKLMDLSLLSNGNDNFSLVSDSGKVYLKLKADAPGHLEYDLPSLFTESEEVVANKLDELYKVFLQDSYTGIESDEDEKITDPFNPEDISIETRVTPMETILRRIKQGTLILNPDFQRKEVWTDVRKSQLIESILLEIPIPMFYVSSEEDGKWTVVDGLQRISAFRDFVLGINFVNGRKAKEEGAGMRLTGLEFLKELEGKQMKNLPTKLYNRILEAEFSVTVINPGTPEEVKRNIFKRINTGGMPLSPQEIRNALYGGAVSVLLNDMSEEKIFKKATGNSVKDLRMEDKELLLRFLSFVIRPPHTYKKTQSIDTWLSDTMIIYNSFPSLKNRDLIRREREGMVSVSDVRVLSKDEIMDIFLIAMRRARKMFGDHAFRKSYGNMRRRPINKCLFETWGVLLGNMSDMDFTKLFVHRNQFMDDYSKLLDDEKFIIAISRDSMRPSSVTLRYNTLEKLIKIYTL, encoded by the coding sequence ATGCAGTTTGATATTAATAATAAATTAATGGATTTGTCTTTGCTCTCTAATGGTAATGACAATTTCTCGTTAGTTTCAGATTCGGGTAAAGTATACCTGAAACTGAAGGCTGATGCCCCTGGACATTTGGAATATGACTTACCTTCTTTGTTTACTGAATCTGAAGAGGTTGTTGCAAACAAATTGGATGAACTGTATAAGGTTTTCTTACAAGATTCTTATACGGGTATCGAAAGTGATGAAGATGAGAAAATCACCGATCCGTTTAATCCTGAAGATATCTCCATTGAAACTAGGGTAACACCGATGGAGACAATCCTTCGAAGAATAAAACAAGGAACTTTGATTCTTAATCCGGATTTTCAAAGAAAGGAAGTGTGGACTGACGTTAGAAAGTCGCAGTTGATAGAGTCTATACTTCTGGAAATTCCTATACCTATGTTTTATGTCTCGTCTGAGGAGGATGGTAAATGGACTGTAGTAGATGGGCTCCAGCGAATTAGTGCTTTCCGTGACTTTGTGCTTGGAATAAATTTTGTGAATGGCAGAAAGGCAAAGGAAGAGGGGGCTGGTATGAGACTTACCGGTTTGGAGTTTCTGAAAGAATTGGAAGGTAAGCAAATGAAAAACTTGCCTACCAAACTTTATAATAGGATATTAGAAGCTGAATTTTCAGTTACGGTCATTAATCCAGGCACTCCTGAGGAAGTAAAGAGAAATATCTTCAAAAGAATCAATACGGGTGGTATGCCTTTGAGTCCTCAGGAAATTAGAAATGCTCTTTATGGTGGAGCTGTTTCTGTACTTTTGAATGACATGTCTGAAGAAAAGATATTTAAAAAAGCTACGGGTAATTCTGTTAAAGATTTACGGATGGAAGATAAGGAACTGTTGTTGAGATTTTTGTCTTTTGTCATTCGACCTCCTCATACTTATAAAAAGACTCAATCAATTGATACTTGGCTTTCTGATACCATGATAATCTATAATTCGTTTCCTTCCCTGAAGAACAGGGATTTGATAAGGCGTGAAAGGGAGGGTATGGTCTCTGTGAGTGATGTGCGAGTGCTTTCAAAAGATGAGATTATGGATATTTTTCTGATTGCTATGAGACGGGCACGCAAAATGTTTGGAGATCATGCTTTCAGAAAGAGTTATGGAAATATGAGAAGAAGACCTATCAACAAATGCTTATTTGAAACATGGGGCGTTTTGTTGGGGAATATGTCCGATATGGATTTTACGAAGCTTTTTGTCCATAGGAATCAGTTTATGGATGACTATTCTAAGTTGCTGGATGATGAAAAGTTCATCATTGCAATATCTCGTGACAGTATGCGCCCTAGCTCAGTAACCCTACGTTACAATACACTGGAAAAATTAATCAAAATATATACGCTATGA